The proteins below come from a single Gossypium raimondii isolate GPD5lz chromosome 2, ASM2569854v1, whole genome shotgun sequence genomic window:
- the LOC105787798 gene encoding haloacid dehalogenase-like hydrolase domain-containing protein At4g39970, protein MASHSTLFISPQNLSSNFSSLFYYSPQSLTFRTKKSSSLSLTTTKPRRLSLSVSASHSLQALIFDCDGVILESEHLHREAYNDAFAYFNVRCPSSSQPLNWDLQFYDVLQNLIGGGKPKMRWYFKEHGWPSSTIFETPPESDEERAKLIDTLQDWKTERYKEIIKSGTVEPRPGVLRLMDEAKAAGKMLAVCSAATKSSVVLCLENLIGMERFKGLDCFLAGDDVKEKKPDPLIYLTAAKRLGVSEKDCLVVEDSVIGLQAATKAGMSCVITYTSSTADQDFKDSIAIYPDLSNVRLSDLELLLQNKIAAS, encoded by the exons ATGGCGTCTCACTCCACACTCTTTATCTCTCCTCAGAACCTCTCCTCCAACTTCTCTTCTCTCTTTTATTACTCACCACAGTCCCTCACTTTCAGAACCAAAAAGTCTTCCTCCCTTTCCTTAACCACCACAAAGCCCCGACGACTCTCCCTCTCTGTCTCAGCTTCCCATTCCCTTCAAGCTCTCATTTTCGACTGCGATGGTGTCATTCTAGAATCCGAGCACTTGCACCGCGAAGCTTACAACGACGCTTTCGCTTACTTCAATGTTCGTTGCCCTTCTTCTTCACAGCCCCTTAATTGGGACCTTCAATTTTATGATGTGCTCCAGAACCTGATTGGTGGTGGCAAACCCAAGATGAGATG GTACTTCAAGGAACATGGATGGCCATCATCTACCATATTTGAGACGCCTCCTGAGAGTGATGAGGAACGAGCTAAGTTAATTGACACTCTTCAg GATTGGAAGACTGAAAGGTACAAAGAAATAATCAAATCTGGAACT GTGGAACCTAGACCTGGAGTTTTAAGATTGATGGATGAGGCCAAGGCAGCT GGGAAAATGCTAGCTGTTTGCTCTGCAGCAACTAAAAGTTCAGTTGTACTCTGTCTTGAGAACCTTATTGGAATG GAGCGATTTAAGGGGCTTGATTGCTTCCTTGCAG GAGATGATGTGAAGGAAAAGAAGCCAGACCCATTGATATATCTGACAGCTGCCAAG AGATTAGGTGTGTCAGAGAAAGATTGCTTGGTGGTAGAAGATAGTGTGATTGGGCTTCAG GCAGCAACTAAAGCTGGGATGTCATGTGTGATTACCTATACTTCTTCAACTGCTGACCAG GATTTTAAAGATTCTATAGCAATTTACCCTGATTTGAGTAACGTGAG ATTGAGTGACTTGGAGTTATTGCTCCAAAATAAGATTGCTGCTAGCTAA
- the LOC105787799 gene encoding mediator of RNA polymerase II transcription subunit 18: MECVVQGIIETQYVEALEILLQGLCGVNRERLRVHEICLKSGPNLGFVTSEVRLLCDLEQSEPTWTVKHVGGAMRGAGAEQISVLVRSMVESKASKNVLRLFYSLGYKLDHELLRVGFTFHFERAAQITVTVSSVNKMLKLHATDEAVPVTPGIQMVEVTAPATSENYNEVVASVSSFCEYLAPLLHLSKPGVSTGVVPTAAAAAASLMSDGGGTTL; encoded by the exons ATGGAGTGCGTAGTTCAAGGAATTATAGAGACACAG TATGTTGAGGCACTTGAAATTCTACTTCAAGGTCTTTGCGGTGTAAATAGAGAACGCTTGAGGGTACATGAAATTTGCCTTAAAAGTGGTCCAAATCTTG GATTTGTTACTTCCGAGGTCAGATTATTGTGTGATCTTGAACAGTCCGAGCCTACTTG GACTGTGAAACATGTTGGGGGTGCAATGAGGGGTGCTGGAGCAGAGCAAATCTCTGTGCTGGTTAGAAGTATGGTAGAAAGCAAAGCCAGCAAGAACGTGCTTCGATTATTTTATTCACTTGGATATAAGTTGGATCATGAGTTGTTGAGAGTGGGATTCACCTTTCATTTCGAAAGGGCTGCTCAGATAACCGTGACTGTCTCATCGGTTAATAAGATGCTGAAACTGCACGCAACGGATGAGGCTGTCCCGGTAACACCTGGTATACAGATGGTTGAAGTGACCGCGCCTGCAACATCGGAAAATTATAATGAAGTCGTTGCTTCTGTGTCTTCTTTTTGTGAATATCTTGCACC GCTGCTGCATTTGTCAAAGCCAGGCGTTTCAACCGGGGTTGTCCCGACAGCTGCTGCAGCTGCCGCTTCTCTTATGTCAGATGGTGGAGGCACAACTTTGTAA